A window of the Agromyces mariniharenae genome harbors these coding sequences:
- a CDS encoding FG-GAP repeat protein, whose protein sequence is MRFSEPQTLFAGEMTHQIGRMYVDLEADRLVIGSYTGDLVTFHRTSVGWVEEQLMRMPEPFVPAGPIGYPVALAGNSLAIGSHGAGRVDLMRFTGSWVPDGTLSASEVAGGFGAAIDLDGGLLAVGRPWVNRTDPSGVIYAAGLAYTYKNNDGRWEALAELRGPAVSGHFFGAAVAVDSEVNLVAVSGNGFRPAVHIFRVTGGSSLGSIAEPADTLGFGDTLAFDGRWLVVGAPRTNVFSFPAGIAFVYELTPGGVRLRQTLANPSPGALSRHFGASISIRDGALLIGANQALFAYEADVRGRWRMVRNLASDLDDPAVAFATTDGESVASMFNVWDRRGQGWRKQSTLVVREPSRGDDFGASVAVRDSMAAVGAPGDDTAQEDGGSVYLFKESADGWHQTGRLTVYEGFPCQGFGASVVFWGDIVAVGMPSLDSAMPRPGRVGLYDVTKNPPELLAYLAGAGPGMADYDRFGISLAATEEELFVGAGRDVNSSEYQGGVVFVYRRSASVLAVLSQVLTPPPGDRASGFGGSIDVDGDTLVIGADRRNTPGATAAGAVYIADRVGESWVVRPPVAIGRAKFSRLGASVAIGGDRIIAGAPNREGAALEPGYVLVLGRGSEWTPLREIRCATPDRHDHFGSHVRISGRHAIVGGTWNDRPIEIHDLDAPYHREFVDVPPGSRVFGTSIAVAPGRWMLAASENADSPVGVASGAVYAFREVAE, encoded by the coding sequence ATGCGCTTCTCTGAACCACAGACGCTGTTCGCGGGCGAAATGACTCACCAGATCGGGAGGATGTACGTCGACCTCGAGGCAGATCGGCTCGTGATCGGCAGCTATACCGGCGACCTCGTCACGTTCCACCGCACAAGCGTTGGCTGGGTCGAGGAGCAGTTGATGCGTATGCCGGAACCATTCGTGCCCGCGGGGCCGATCGGATACCCTGTCGCGCTCGCCGGGAACAGCCTTGCCATTGGGTCACACGGTGCGGGGCGAGTGGATCTCATGCGGTTCACGGGCTCTTGGGTCCCCGACGGCACCCTCTCGGCATCTGAGGTGGCCGGTGGATTTGGTGCGGCCATCGACCTGGACGGCGGGCTCCTCGCTGTGGGTCGCCCCTGGGTGAATCGGACGGATCCCAGTGGCGTCATCTACGCCGCTGGTCTGGCGTACACCTACAAGAACAATGACGGACGCTGGGAGGCGCTCGCTGAACTGAGGGGCCCAGCGGTCTCAGGTCATTTCTTCGGTGCGGCGGTGGCCGTTGATTCAGAGGTGAACCTCGTCGCCGTGTCTGGGAACGGATTCCGGCCCGCGGTCCACATCTTCAGGGTTACCGGTGGTTCGTCGCTTGGATCGATCGCAGAGCCGGCGGACACATTGGGGTTCGGCGACACGCTCGCGTTCGATGGGCGGTGGTTAGTCGTTGGTGCTCCGCGAACCAACGTGTTTTCGTTCCCCGCCGGAATCGCCTTTGTCTACGAATTGACACCCGGCGGGGTTCGTCTCCGTCAGACGCTCGCGAACCCGTCGCCGGGTGCCCTATCGAGGCATTTCGGTGCATCGATTTCAATTCGTGACGGGGCGCTTCTGATCGGAGCCAATCAGGCCCTCTTCGCCTACGAGGCCGACGTAAGGGGACGGTGGCGGATGGTTCGTAATCTCGCCAGCGACCTCGACGATCCAGCTGTGGCCTTTGCCACGACAGACGGCGAGAGCGTCGCCTCGATGTTCAATGTCTGGGACCGCCGCGGGCAGGGATGGAGAAAGCAGTCGACGCTTGTGGTCCGTGAACCCTCGCGCGGTGACGATTTCGGGGCGTCCGTTGCGGTGCGCGACTCGATGGCTGCCGTTGGTGCACCAGGCGACGACACTGCACAGGAAGACGGAGGTTCCGTTTACCTCTTCAAAGAATCGGCGGACGGATGGCATCAGACGGGCCGCCTGACCGTCTACGAGGGGTTTCCATGCCAGGGGTTCGGCGCGAGCGTTGTGTTTTGGGGAGACATCGTGGCGGTGGGTATGCCATCGCTCGACAGTGCGATGCCGCGGCCCGGCCGCGTCGGGCTGTACGACGTGACGAAGAACCCGCCCGAGTTGTTAGCGTATCTGGCTGGAGCCGGGCCAGGCATGGCCGACTACGACCGGTTCGGGATAAGCCTCGCAGCGACGGAAGAGGAACTGTTCGTCGGAGCCGGCAGGGACGTTAACTCTTCCGAGTACCAAGGCGGTGTGGTCTTCGTCTATCGACGTTCAGCCTCAGTTCTTGCGGTGCTGTCGCAGGTACTTACTCCGCCGCCAGGCGACCGTGCTTCCGGTTTCGGCGGCTCGATAGACGTCGACGGTGACACCCTTGTCATCGGTGCAGATCGACGCAACACCCCAGGAGCCACCGCGGCCGGCGCGGTGTACATTGCTGATCGCGTCGGCGAGAGCTGGGTCGTGCGACCGCCGGTGGCGATCGGTCGAGCGAAGTTCTCTCGGCTAGGTGCCTCGGTCGCCATCGGTGGCGATCGGATCATCGCTGGTGCGCCAAATCGCGAGGGTGCGGCGCTCGAGCCCGGTTATGTCCTTGTCCTTGGCCGGGGATCGGAGTGGACCCCCCTCCGAGAAATTCGGTGCGCGACACCAGATCGACACGATCATTTCGGCTCACACGTCCGCATCTCGGGACGGCATGCCATCGTTGGCGGAACCTGGAACGACCGCCCAATCGAGATTCACGACCTCGACGCGCCCTACCACCGCGAATTCGTCGACGTGCCGCCGGGTTCACGCGTCTTCGGTACGTCTATCGCCGTGGCGCCGGGACGATGGATGCTCGCCGCGTCCGAAAATGCAGATTCCCCCGTCGGAGTCGCGTCTGGGGCGGTGTACGCATTCCGCGAGGTGGCGGAGTGA